AACAGGAAGCCGCAGCCGCGTTTATCAATCCGTTTGATCTCAGCCAAGCGCCGCTGTTCCGCGCACAAATCGTAAAGGCATCAGTGGAACGGCACCTGTTGCTGGTTGATATGCACCACATCATATCAGACGGTGTTTCCGTCAACATTTTGATTCGGGAATTCGGGGCGCTTTACAACAAACGGAATCTCCCGGCGCTTCACATTCAATACAAAGACTACGCCGTATGGCAAGAAGGTTTTAAAAAAGGAGACACGTACCAGAAGCAGGAGACGTACTGGCTGAAGCAGCTCGAGGGCGAGCTGCCGGTGCTGGATCTCCCGGCTGATCATACCCGCCCGCCGGTGCGGAGCTTCGCGGGGGACAAGGTCTCGTTTACGCTTGATCAAGAGGCGGCATCAGAGCTTCACAAGCTGGCACGGGAGAACGGAAGCACATTGTACATGGTGCTTATGGCAGCTTACACAGCGTTATTGTCACGCTTAAGCGGACAGGAAGAAATCATCGTCGGCTCGCCAATTGCCGGCCGGCCGCACAAGGATCTTGAGCCGATACTCGGCATGTTTGTGAACACGCTGGCGCTTCGGGCACGCCCGGAGGGCGGGAAGCCGTTTGTACAGTATTTGCGGGAAGTGCGCGCCACTGCATTGGAAGCCTATGAGCATCAGGATTATCCGTTCGAAGAGCTTGTCGACAAGCTGCAATTAACGCGAGATATGAGCCGGAATCCGCTGTTTGACGTGATGTTTGTTCTTCAAAATATGGACCAGGAATCGATACGGCTAGATGAACTTCGTCTCAAACCTGCAGCAAACAATGGGCATCAAACGTCAAAATTTGATTTAACCCTGTATGCTCACGAACAGCCCCAGGGTTTGCTGACGTTCCAAATGGAATTTAGTACGGACTTATATAAGAAAAAAACGATAGAAAAGTGGCTTCACTATTTTATCAATATGTTACTCTCCATCATCCAAGACAACAAAGCCGCTCTCGGATCAATAAATATACTGAATGAGGATGAGACCCATTACCTTATCCATGAGCTGAATCGTACAAAAATAGAATATCCAAGAAATGAAACCATCAGCAGACTCTTTGAAATGCAGGCGGAACAAACGCCTAATGCCATAGCAATTGTCAGCGATACACAAGAGTTAACTTACGCGGATCTGAACAGCTGGGCAAATCAAATTGCTTTACTTCTACGGAGAAAGGGAGTCGGTCCTGATCGAGTCGTAGCCTTGCTGACAGGACGAACGCCAGAACTCATAGCCGGAATGCTGGGTATTCTGAAAGCCGGAGGAGCCTATTTGCCTATCGCTTCTGATCTGCCTGTTGAGCGAATAGCTTACATCCTGTCAGACAGCGGAGCGACATTCCTTCTTCAATCTGAAAAAGTCGACAAACGGCTATTAGACATTGAATGCGAACAAATCATAATCGAAGACATTCAAAAGCAAGGAGAAACAAAGAACATTGAATCTTCAGCAGGGCCGCATTCGCTCGCTTATACCATTTATACCTCTGGATCAACCGGTAAACCAAAGGGTGTCATGATTGAGCAGCGAAGTGTCATTCGCCTTGTTAAAAACAGCAATTATATTGCATTTACACCTGCAGACCGTCTTCTCATGACATCATCTATCGGTTTTGATGGTACGACATTTGAAATATTTGGACCGCTGCTAAATGGGGCAGCTTTGCATCTGTCCGAGAAACAGGCATTTCTCGATCCCCATCAGCTTAAGAGATACATAGAACATCACGGGATCACAACGATGTGGCTGACATCTTCTCTATTCAATCATTTGACAGAGCAAAATGAGACAACATTTTCACAGCTGAACCATCTGATTATAGGCGGAGAAGCTTTGTCGGTGAGCCACATCAATCGAATTAAAAATGTGTGCCCGGAAGTATCAATATGGAACGGATATGGGCCAACCGAAAATACGACTTTTTCGACGTGCTTTCCCATTCAAAAAACATATGAACTTTCCATTCCGATCGGGCGGCCGATTGGTCATTCCACCGCTTATATCTTAAATAAATGGGGAATGCTGCAGCCGATCGGAACTGTTGGCGAACTTTGTGTCGGCGGAGATGGCGTCGCCAGAGGATATTTGGGCCGTCCTGATTTAACGAGAGAGAAATTTATCCCAAATCCATTTGCGTCTGGCGATCGACTGTACCGCACAGGTGATCTGGCGCGCTGGCTTCCCGATGGCACAATTGAGTACGTTGGCCGTATTGATGATCAAGTAAAAGTCAGAGGCTACCGGGTGGAGCTTGGTGAGATCGAATCAGCGCTTCGCCAAATAGACGGGGTCAAAGAAGCCGCTGTGTTGGCACGTACAGGCCAGACAGGAAGCAAAGAGCTGTTTGGCTACATCAGTGTGAAAGCAGGCACGAATGCTGAACAAGTGCGTTCTCTTCTCGCGCGTTCACTGCCAAATTATATGATTCCGGCGTACATCATTGAAATGGAGACTCTTCCGCTCACATCAAACGGCAAATTGAACCGGAAAGCACTGCCTGAACCAGATGTTGCATCTAAACAAACGTACATCCCGCCTCGCAATGACCTTGAAGAGCAGCTGGCGTTGATCTGGCAGGAGGTTCTCGGCATCCAGAGGATCGGAATAGAGGATTCATTTTTTGAATTGGGCGGAGATTCAATCAAAGCGCTTCAAGTTTCCGCACGCCTTGGACGCCATGGGCTAAGCCTGCAGGTAAGTGATTTATTCCGTCATCCAAAGATAAAGGACCTATCACGATGTATTCGTAAGACAGAAAGAATCATCGAACAAGGACCCATTCAGGGAAATGTTCCATGGACACCTGTTCAGCGATGGTTTCTTTCACAAGAGATTGAAGAACGACATCATTTCAATCAGTCTGTCATGCTTTTCCACTCTGGTCGTTTGTCTGAAGACGCTCTTAGAGCATCCTTAAAGAAACTTGCGGAACATCATGATGCGCTTCGGATGGTTTATCGTAACGATGACGGGCAATGGATACAAATCAATCAAGGCATTCATGAATCACAACTATACAGTTTAAGAATAACTGATTTTTCACAGTCAGAAAGCGGTTGGGAAACCCAAATCAAACGAGAAATTGAAGATCTTCAGCAAAGCATCAATTTGCAGGAAGGACCGTTGCTACATGCCGCTTGGTTTCAAACAGTGACCGGAGATTACTTGTTCCTTGCGATCCATCATCTTGTCGTTGACGGTGTCTCATGGCGGATTTTGCTGGAGGATTTGTCAGCCGGATACCAACAAGCGTCTTCAGGCCAGGCGATCCAGCTTCCGCCTAAAACTGATTCCTTTCTGGAATACGCAAGACGGCTACAGGACTATGCCCAAAGCAGCAAGCTGATTCGCGAGGAGGCGTATTGGCGGAGTGTAGAGGAACAACAAGCTGCGGAACTGCCATATGAACTGCCGCATCATGAGAACAACGACTTCAGCAGGAGGGACACGGTAAGTTTTTCACTCACTGAAGCAAATACCGCCACCTTGCTGCAAAACGTCAACCATGCCTATGGGACAGATACACAAGATATTCTGTTAACCGCGGCATCTTTGGCGATTCGTGAGTGGACAGGCGGAAACAAAATCCGCATTGCACTGGAAGGACACGGGAGAGAACACGTGTTGCCGGAGTTCGATATCAACAGGACGGTTGGCTGGTTTACATCTATATACCCAGCTCTCATAAGCTTTGAACATCATGGGGATGAGCTCGGAACCGCAGTAAAAACCGTGAAAGATACACTGGGCCGGATACCAAACAAAGGGGTGGGTTACGGTATGCTGAAATACGTCACACACCCTGAAAACATAAGCATTGCGTTTTCAAAAATATCCGAAATCAGTTTCAACTATTTAGGCCAGTTTAACGACATAGAAAGACAAGGTAACTTCCGTCCATCAAGCCTTGGAAGCGGAAAGGACATCACTCACACATGGAAACGTGAACAAATCATCGAGATGAGTGCAATGGCAGCAGGGAACAAGCTTCATTTCAATCTCAGTTATCCGCCAACACGCTTTCATAGGAACACGATGAAGCAGCTCATCAACAGGATCGAACACTTTTTGCTGGACATCATGACACACTGCGCCGGTAAACAAAATACAGAAAAAACACTGAGCGATTTCAGCAGCGAATCATTAACGGCAGAGGATTTGGACAGTATATCCAGCTTGGTGGAAGAATTGTAGAAAATCGTGACAGGGAGACATGAACATGACAAAAGCGAATTCAATTCAGGATATTTATCCGCTGTCTTACATGCAGGAAGGGATGCTTTTCCATTCCCTCTTGCAAAAAGATTCACAAGCATATGTCGAGCAAGCTTCTTTTACAATAGAAGGGAAAGTCAACCCGAAGTTTTTTCAAAACAGCATTAACGCCCTTGTAGCAAGACACGATATTTTCAGAACGATTTTTATCAGCCAAAATGTTTCCTCTCCCCAACAGGTTGTCCTGAGAGAACGGAATGTCATCGTACAGGAAAAAGACATTACACATTTAAACGATGTGAGGCAACCACAATTTATTGAGCAATGGAAAGAAGAGGACCGTGCTCAAGGGTTTCACTTGCAAAAAGATATGCTCATGCGTATCACTCTGATTCAAACAGGAGAGGGCCAGTACACTTGTATTTGGACCTTTCACCACATCATGATGGACGGCTGGTGCCTCAGCATTGTGTTAAAGGAGTTTCTCCATATTTACGCATCTTATATATATGGATCTCCAATAGCATTGGAGCCGGTCCAGCCATACGGAACGTATATCAAATGGCTGATGGAACAAGACAAAGAGCAGGCAGTTTCTTATTGGGAACATTACCTATCTGGCCATGAACAGCAAACGATACTCCCGAAGCAGAAAAAAACAAAGGCGAGAAGCAGGCAGGAGCACGTTACGTTTTCATTCTCTAAGCAAGAAAGCAGCAGGCTTTCAGAGCTTGCGGCAAGAGAAGAAGTAACACTCAGTACGATTTTTCATACCATTTGGGGCATTCTGCTTCAAAAATACAATCATAATGATGATGCCGTATTTGGTTCTGTCATGTCAGGAAGGCCTGCAGAAATCGAAGGCATTGAACATATGGTCGGTCTTTTCATTAACACGATTCCAGTTCGGGTGCAGGGAACAAAAACGCCATTTCTTAAGCTCATAAAAGACATGCAAAAAGACCGTCTTGCCGCTGAAACATACAGCTATCACCCTTTATATGAAATTCAAGCCCGTTCGGCGATTAAGCAAGGATTAATCGATCATATTCTCGTATTTGAAAATTATCCGGTACAGCAAGAGATTCATATGCTGAACCAAGAGGAGCATGCTTCTGATCTTTTTCAAATTCATAACTTCACTGTGGCAGATGAAACCAACTACAGCTTTTACCTTATGGTGGCGCCAGGGGAAGAAATCCATATCAAAATGAGCTATGATGCGGAGCAGCATGATCGGTCTTTTGTGTTTTCTGTCAAGGAGCATCTTCTGAATGTTGTATCGCAAATTGTAACTAATCCCAATCTTCCGCCTGAAGAAATCGACATCACGACCGATATTGAAAAGCAGCAATTGGTTGGAAAAAACACAGATGAAACCCCAATTTACGAAACCATCCATGCTATGTTTGAAAAACAAGCGGAAAAGACACCGGATACTCAGGCAGTAATAGATCAAGTCTGCTCGTTAACGTACCAAGAATTGAACAACTCGGCAAACAGATTGGCGCGGCAATTGAGAATGAAGGGTGTTGCGAGACAGGAGCCTGTCGCGATCATGATGGAGCGATCTGCGGCGTTTATCACCGGTGTTCTTGGCATCTTGAAGGCAGGCGGCGCCATTGTTCCGATTGACCCGCATTATCCAGCTGACAGAATCCATTATATTCTAAATGACTGCGGCTGTTCGCATGTTGTTTCACAAGCCCATCTTTCCGCATCGCTAGAAAGCAATTACCTTATCACTCTTGTAGAAGAGATTGAAAGCAAGGAAGACGGCAGTAACATGAAGTCAGTCAACAATGCGGACGATCTGCTGTATATCATTTATACATCAGGTACAACAGGTAAACCAAAGGGCGTTCAATTTGAACATCGAAACATGGCGAACTTGCTGAAGTCCGAATATACTCGCTCTGGCATTGACTTTGAAGCAGATGTTCTGCAATTTGCGACTTCTGCCTTTGACGTGTGTTATCAAGAAATTTTTTCTGCGCTTTTGAAAGGCGGCACGCTGCACATCGTGCCAGAAGCCCTAAAAAGAGATGTGCCTCAGCTGTTTGCATTTATAAACGAGCATCAGACGAATATTGTGTTTCTCCCAACGGCTTTTATCAAAATGATTTTCAGCGAGCGGCAATTTGCGGACATGTTTCCTGATGGCGTCACACACCTGATTGCTGCTGGAGAACAATTAATCATTTCAAGCCTTTTCCAAGAAGTATTACGTAAACGCAGCATTCACCTGCACAATCATTACGGACCTGCAGAAACTCATGTGGTATCTACGTATACCATTCATCCGGGAGACCCTATTCCTGAGTTTCCTCCTATCGGTAAACCGATAGGCTATACTAATCTATATATTTTGAATCGTCAAAAACAGCTTCAGCCCTGCGGCGTACCAGGTGAACTCTATATTTCCGGCGCGAGTGTTTCCAGAGGGTATGTTAATCACGATAAACTGACACGCGACAAATTTTCACCCGACCCATTCAGGGCCGGTGCGGTCATGTACCGTACTGGTGATTTGGCCAGACGGCTTGAAGACGGCAACATCGAATATATCGGGCGGGCAGACAATCAAGTGAAAATCAGAGGGTATCGAATTGAGCCCCAAGAAATCGAAGTCACATTAATGAATCATCCAGACATTAAAGAAGCTGCCATTCTCGTCAGGCAAGAATCAAACGGTGATCATGAATTGTGCGCTTACTATTGCAGTGTACAAGGGGTGAATGCAGCAGATCTACGCCGCTATATGGCAAGTGAGCTTCCAGCATACATGATTCCGGCGAAATGGGTTTGGGTTGACAGCATACCTCTTACCCCAAACGGAAAAGTAGATCAATCAGCACTTCCAGAGCCAGATGCTTCAATCATCGGGACACCGTATACTGCCCCTCGTAATCTGGTAGAGGCAAAGCTTTCGCAGCTGTTTGCAGATGTGCTGAATAACAGTCATATAGGCATCCTTGACAACTTTTTTGACCTTGGCGGCCACTCATTAAAAGCAACGGTGCTTATGTCACGGATCACAAAGGAATTTCATGTACAAGTTCCGCTCAAGGACATCTTTGCCCATCCGACAGTAGAAGGATTGGCTTCAATCATTCGAGATGCAGAGGAAAATCCGTATGCAGCAATTGAACCAGCGGAAGCAAGGGAGACATATCCTGTATCTTCGGCTCAAAAAAGGATCTATGTGCTTCAGCAGCTTGATGAGGGTGTCGCCTACAACATGCCTGCGGTCTTAAATCTGGAAGGGGCACTGGATGTCGCTAAATTATCTGCTGTATGTAAACAGCTGATCCGTCGGCATGAGCCGCTTCGAACTTCCTTTGTATCTGGCGCCGATGGCGAGCCGGTTCAGCGGATCCATGACGAAGTGCCGTTTACATTAAGCCAAGAGGCCGCTATCGAGGGTTTTGTCCGTCCTTTTGATCTCAGTCAGGCGCCGTTATTTAGAGCGGGCCTTGTAAAAGTGGCAAACGAGAAGCATGTATTGCTGGTGGACATGCATCATATCATTTCAGATGGCGTATCCGTCCAGCTCTTAATCCGAGAATTCACCGATCTTTATGCAAATCGGCAACTTAAGCCTTTGCGAATCCAGTATAAAGATTATGCCGTTTGGCAACAGCAATTTAAACAAGGTGACTCGTACCAAAAGCAGGAAACTTACTGGCAGCAGCAGCTCAGCGGGAACCTTCCTGTCCTAGAGCTTCCGACCGATAAACGCCGCCCGGCAGAACAGCAATTCACAGGCGGAAAAGTAACTTTTCAGATGGATAAAAAGATTACAGCCAGGATAAAGCAGATCGCCCGTCAAAACAAAAGCACGCTTTATATGACGCTAGTCGCTTTATATTCAGCCTTTTTGTCTCGGGTAAGCGGTCAAGATGATATCGTGATCGGTTCGCCTATCGCCGGCCGGCCCCATGCCGATCTTGAAGCAGTTCTCGGAATGTTCGTCAATACATTGGCTCTCCGGACACGCCCGGCCGGCAATAAGACATTTGAAGAATGTCTGAAAGAAGTCAGGCAGACGGCACTGGAAGCATATGAGCATCAGGATTATCCGTTTGAAGAGCTCGTGGATAAAATCGGCGTACAGCGGGAAATGAGCCGGAATCCATTGTTTGACACAACGCTTGTCCTTCAGAATATGGAACAGCAAAAGTTGAAAATGAAAGAGGTAAAGCTTCATTGGAACGATATGCAGCATCCAATATCAAAGTTTGATATTTCCCTGTATGTGACAGAACACGATTCCGTGCTTTTCTGTCAGTTTGAATACAGCACAGCTTTGTTTGAGAAAGAAACGAGCCAAAGGTGGGCCAATCTTTTCACCACGCTTGTGGAACATATAACTGTCAGTCCTAAAACAGAATTGGACGATATAGCGATCCTAACAAAAGAAGAAGAGAAAGCCTTCATTGAATCATGCCATCCGTTTCAGGATACAGGCTATTCGGTGAATCGAACTCTCCATTATGCACTCGAAAAGCAAGCTGCAAAAACGCCTGATCAACCAGCCATTATCTTTGAAGATGGAGGAATGACCTATAAAGAATTGAACGAACAGGCTAACCGTATCGCCTGGGAGCTCATCGGACGAGGCGTGAAATCGGAAACAATCGTTGCCATTATAGGACGGCGTTCGCCTGAAATGGTGATTGGCATTTATGGCATTCTTAAAGCCGGCTGTGCTTATCTGCCCATTGACCCGGATTATCCGGAAGAACGAATCAGCTTTCTGTTGGAGGACAGCGGTACAAACATTCTCCTGCTTCAGCCTGCCGACCTGCCTGTTCCGGCATTTGCAGGAGAGATTGTTTATCTCAATCAGACAAATAACAGGCTGGAACATCATTTGGCCAATCCGAATGCGGACGTTCATCCGCAATCTTTAGCCTACGTCATCTATACATCCGGTTCTACCGGTAAACCAAAGGGTGTTGAAGTTGAACATCGATCAGCGGTGAATTTTTTGAATTCCCTTCAGTTCCGTTATCAACTGAACCAATCAGATGTGATTATGCATAAAACATCTTATTCATTTGA
The Bacillus vallismortis genome window above contains:
- a CDS encoding non-ribosomal peptide synthetase, whose amino-acid sequence is MPQQPEIQDIYPLSFMQEGMLFHSLYDEQSRAYFEQASFTIHGQLDLERFQKSMDAVFDRYEIFRTAFIYKNVAKPRQVVLKHRHCHIHFEDISHLNERDKEHCTEAFKEQDKSKGFDLQTDVLMRISILKWAPDRYVCIWSHHHILMDGWCLGIVIKDFLHIYQALDKGRLPDMPPVQPYGTYIKWLMQQDREEAAVYWKKRLQHFEKASPLPKRTDQMPDGTLQQITFTIPEKETSELQKIAAACGATLPTVFQALWGIMLQKFNCCGDAVFGSVISGRPSELNDVENIVGLFINTIPIRVQSDSLSFSDLVSRMQRDMTEAEAYSYFPLYDIQAQSALKQELIDHIIVFENTPAQQEIEGLKQAGSFDFSVEDFEMEELTNYRCSVKVIPGRTMYVRIHFHTGAYQPNMMSEIKDYVQHMISDVISDPSLPVSKMTLLDENKAREMVSQNNRTVSISPESLTLHGLFERQAAFTPERPAIRFSGGSLTYAELDMYASRLAARLAARGVTKESIVGVLSERSPDMLIAVLAVLKAGGAYLPLDPAYPEERLSYMLKDSGAALLLTQPGCSAPNFSGETLEVDMTSLAGEKAENLVFAPADSDSLAYVIYTSGSTGQPKGVAVEHRQAVSFLTGMQRQFPLQEDDIVMVKTSFSFDASVWQLFWWSLSGSSAYLLPPGWEKDPALIVKAIHQEKVTTVHFIPAMLNSFLDQAEIERLSDGTSLKRVFAGGEPLAPGTAARFASLLPQVSLIHGYGPTEATVDAAFYVLDPERDRDRLRIPIGKPVPGARLYVLDPHLAVQPCGVAGELHIAGAGVARGYLNRPALTEERFLEDPFYRGERMYKTGDMARWLPDGNVEFLGRLDDQVKIRGYRIEPGEIEAALRSIEGIREAAVTVRTDSGEPELCAYIEGLRRNEVRAQLERLLPSYMIPAHMIEMEEWPITPSGKLDRNALPAPGGAADEKAYSAPRNVTEMKLAQLWEDVLKNGPVGIHDNFFDRGGHSLKATALVSRIAKAFDVQVPLKEVFAHPTVEGLASVIREGTDSPYEAMKPAEQRETYPVSSAQKRIYVLQQLEDGGTGYNMPAVLELEGKLDPERLDRAFKELIKRHESLRTSFEQDEGGEPVQRIHDEVPFTLQTAALGEQTEQEAAAAFINPFDLSQAPLFRAQIVKASVERHLLLVDMHHIISDGVSVNILIREFGALYNKRNLPALHIQYKDYAVWQEGFKKGDTYQKQETYWLKQLEGELPVLDLPADHTRPPVRSFAGDKVSFTLDQEAASELHKLARENGSTLYMVLMAAYTALLSRLSGQEEIIVGSPIAGRPHKDLEPILGMFVNTLALRARPEGGKPFVQYLREVRATALEAYEHQDYPFEELVDKLQLTRDMSRNPLFDVMFVLQNMDQESIRLDELRLKPAANNGHQTSKFDLTLYAHEQPQGLLTFQMEFSTDLYKKKTIEKWLHYFINMLLSIIQDNKAALGSINILNEDETHYLIHELNRTKIEYPRNETISRLFEMQAEQTPNAIAIVSDTQELTYADLNSWANQIALLLRRKGVGPDRVVALLTGRTPELIAGMLGILKAGGAYLPIASDLPVERIAYILSDSGATFLLQSEKVDKRLLDIECEQIIIEDIQKQGETKNIESSAGPHSLAYTIYTSGSTGKPKGVMIEQRSVIRLVKNSNYIAFTPADRLLMTSSIGFDGTTFEIFGPLLNGAALHLSEKQAFLDPHQLKRYIEHHGITTMWLTSSLFNHLTEQNETTFSQLNHLIIGGEALSVSHINRIKNVCPEVSIWNGYGPTENTTFSTCFPIQKTYELSIPIGRPIGHSTAYILNKWGMLQPIGTVGELCVGGDGVARGYLGRPDLTREKFIPNPFASGDRLYRTGDLARWLPDGTIEYVGRIDDQVKVRGYRVELGEIESALRQIDGVKEAAVLARTGQTGSKELFGYISVKAGTNAEQVRSLLARSLPNYMIPAYIIEMETLPLTSNGKLNRKALPEPDVASKQTYIPPRNDLEEQLALIWQEVLGIQRIGIEDSFFELGGDSIKALQVSARLGRHGLSLQVSDLFRHPKIKDLSRCIRKTERIIEQGPIQGNVPWTPVQRWFLSQEIEERHHFNQSVMLFHSGRLSEDALRASLKKLAEHHDALRMVYRNDDGQWIQINQGIHESQLYSLRITDFSQSESGWETQIKREIEDLQQSINLQEGPLLHAAWFQTVTGDYLFLAIHHLVVDGVSWRILLEDLSAGYQQASSGQAIQLPPKTDSFLEYARRLQDYAQSSKLIREEAYWRSVEEQQAAELPYELPHHENNDFSRRDTVSFSLTEANTATLLQNVNHAYGTDTQDILLTAASLAIREWTGGNKIRIALEGHGREHVLPEFDINRTVGWFTSIYPALISFEHHGDELGTAVKTVKDTLGRIPNKGVGYGMLKYVTHPENISIAFSKISEISFNYLGQFNDIERQGNFRPSSLGSGKDITHTWKREQIIEMSAMAAGNKLHFNLSYPPTRFHRNTMKQLINRIEHFLLDIMTHCAGKQNTEKTLSDFSSESLTAEDLDSISSLVEEL